In Luteolibacter sp. Y139, a genomic segment contains:
- a CDS encoding urease subunit gamma produces the protein MHLSPREQEKLLVVVAADLARRRRDRGVKLNYPEVVALITAEIFEGARDGKSVAELMSYGTTLVTRDEVMEGVAEMIHDIQVEATFPDGTKLVTVHHPVR, from the coding sequence ATGCACCTGTCCCCGCGCGAACAGGAGAAGCTGCTGGTGGTCGTGGCTGCGGATCTCGCACGTCGGCGCCGTGATCGCGGCGTGAAGCTGAATTATCCCGAGGTCGTCGCCCTGATCACGGCCGAGATTTTCGAAGGTGCCCGCGATGGCAAGTCGGTGGCGGAACTCATGAGCTACGGCACTACGCTCGTCACCCGCGACGAGGTCATGGAGGGCGTTGCCGAGATGATCCACGACATCCAGGTGGAGGCCACCTTTCCTGACGGCACCAAGCTGGTCACCGTTCACCATCCTGTCCGATGA
- the urtE gene encoding urea ABC transporter ATP-binding subunit UrtE — MTAVATETPTLSVSDLSVSIGGSRILRGVSLEIRPKTVFCLMGRNGVGKTTTLKAITGLMSADIGTVSLEGETISRFSPEKRALKGLGFVPQGREIFPQLTVEENLYVGTIARGRKPKKEEVDRVFTLFPIIKEFLPRKGGMLSGGQQQQLAIGRALLTRPKLLILDEPTEGIQPNIIDQIGEAIKMLRDEGEMAILLVEQYLDFCKELGDDFCILERGRVAANGPMTGLSDELIKEYLTV; from the coding sequence TGACTGCCGTAGCCACCGAAACCCCGACTCTTTCCGTCAGCGACCTGTCCGTCTCGATCGGCGGCAGCCGCATCCTGCGCGGCGTCAGCCTGGAGATCCGGCCGAAGACCGTCTTCTGCCTGATGGGCCGCAATGGTGTCGGCAAGACGACCACGCTCAAGGCCATCACCGGCCTGATGTCTGCCGACATCGGCACCGTTTCCTTGGAGGGCGAAACGATCTCACGCTTCAGCCCCGAGAAACGCGCGCTCAAGGGCCTCGGCTTTGTGCCACAGGGTCGGGAAATTTTCCCGCAGCTCACGGTGGAGGAAAATCTCTACGTCGGCACCATCGCCCGCGGCCGCAAACCGAAGAAGGAGGAAGTCGATCGGGTCTTCACGCTCTTTCCCATTATCAAGGAATTCCTGCCGCGCAAGGGCGGCATGCTCTCCGGTGGGCAGCAACAGCAACTCGCGATCGGGCGTGCCCTGCTGACCCGGCCGAAGCTGCTCATCCTCGATGAACCGACAGAGGGCATCCAACCGAACATCATCGATCAGATCGGCGAGGCCATCAAGATGCTGCGCGACGAGGGCGAGATGGCGATCCTGCTGGTCGAGCAGTACCTGGACTTCTGCAAGGAACTCGGCGACGACTTCTGCATCCTCGAACGCGGTCGCGTTGCCGCCAATGGCCCGATGACCGGCCTCAGCGATGAACTCATCAAGGAATACCTCACCGTCTGA